The following proteins are co-located in the Nocardioides piscis genome:
- a CDS encoding acyl-CoA dehydrogenase family protein encodes MDPAFRATANQSPPLVGHNVVTSDLALTEAITRHGTPDMVEDLTLLGREAGTAEAREHGLLANRHEPRLTPYDRFGERIDEVEFHPSWHWLMERAVGHGLAAAPWESEQPHPHLRRAAGFFAWGQTEPGHGCPVSMTYAAVPALRADDAIAKEWTPLLASRRYDPGVRARSDKVGALAGMGMTEKQGGSDVRANVTQARPTAEDGWYTLHGHKWFTSAPMNDMFLVLAQTAGGVTCFVVPRVLADGTRNQLDVVRLKDKLGNRSNASSELEFDGTLAQRLGDEGRGVRTIIEMVAATRLDCVLGSAALMRRSLAEASWHVSHRSAFGGRLVDKPLMQNVIADLAVESEAATALAMRLAAAVDQPDVAHEAALRRIALPLAKFWVCKRTPFMVAEALECLGGNGYVEDSGLPLLFRESPLNSIWEGSGNVNALDVLRALSREPEVLDAWINEVGAARGGDVRLDAAIDDTLALLGDVGSLEVSARRLAGQMAACLQGSLLVRHGPADVADAFCSSRLGTAYNGTFGTLSGGDLRAIVDRTTPVV; translated from the coding sequence ATGGACCCTGCATTCCGGGCAACCGCCAACCAGAGCCCCCCGCTGGTCGGCCACAACGTGGTCACCTCAGACCTCGCCCTCACCGAAGCGATCACCCGACACGGCACACCAGACATGGTCGAGGACCTCACCCTGCTCGGGCGCGAGGCCGGCACGGCAGAGGCGCGCGAGCACGGCCTTCTCGCCAACCGGCACGAGCCGCGCCTGACGCCGTACGACCGCTTCGGTGAGCGCATCGACGAGGTCGAGTTCCACCCCTCCTGGCACTGGCTGATGGAGCGCGCGGTGGGGCACGGCCTCGCGGCTGCGCCGTGGGAGTCCGAGCAGCCCCATCCCCACCTTCGCCGCGCCGCCGGCTTCTTCGCCTGGGGACAGACCGAGCCGGGCCACGGCTGCCCCGTCTCGATGACGTATGCCGCCGTGCCGGCGCTGCGAGCCGACGACGCCATCGCCAAGGAGTGGACTCCGCTGCTGGCCTCGCGTCGCTACGACCCGGGCGTGCGAGCCCGGTCGGACAAGGTCGGAGCGCTCGCCGGGATGGGCATGACCGAGAAGCAGGGCGGCTCGGACGTCCGCGCCAACGTCACGCAGGCCCGTCCGACCGCCGAGGACGGGTGGTACACCCTCCACGGGCACAAGTGGTTCACCAGCGCACCGATGAACGACATGTTCCTCGTCCTGGCCCAGACGGCCGGTGGAGTCACCTGTTTCGTGGTGCCCCGCGTGCTGGCCGACGGCACGCGCAACCAGCTCGACGTGGTGCGGCTCAAGGACAAGCTCGGCAACCGCTCCAACGCCTCCTCCGAGCTGGAGTTCGACGGCACCCTGGCCCAGCGCCTCGGCGACGAGGGGCGCGGCGTGCGGACCATCATCGAGATGGTCGCCGCCACCCGGCTCGACTGCGTCCTGGGGTCTGCGGCGCTGATGCGGCGGTCGCTGGCGGAGGCGTCCTGGCACGTCTCCCACCGGAGCGCCTTCGGTGGTCGCCTCGTCGACAAGCCGTTGATGCAGAACGTCATCGCGGACCTCGCCGTCGAGTCCGAGGCGGCGACTGCCCTGGCCATGCGTCTGGCAGCAGCCGTCGACCAGCCGGACGTCGCGCACGAGGCAGCACTGCGCCGGATCGCGCTGCCCCTGGCGAAGTTCTGGGTCTGCAAGCGAACCCCGTTCATGGTCGCCGAGGCGCTGGAGTGCCTCGGCGGCAACGGCTACGTCGAGGACTCGGGACTGCCCCTGCTGTTTCGCGAGTCCCCGCTCAACTCGATCTGGGAGGGATCCGGCAACGTCAACGCCCTCGACGTCCTGCGTGCGCTCTCGCGCGAGCCCGAGGTCCTCGATGCCTGGATCAACGAGGTCGGTGCGGCGCGTGGAGGCGATGTCCGGCTCGATGCCGCGATCGACGACACCCTGGCGCTGCTCGGTGACGTCGGCTCGCTCGAGGTGTCGGCCCGTCGGCTGGCCGGCCAGATGGCGGCCTGCCTGCAGGGGTCACTGCTCGTCCGCCACGGCCCTGCCGACGTGGCCGACGCCTTCTGCTCGTCACGGCTCGGGACGGCCTACAACGGCACGTTCGGCACGCTGTCCGGTGGCGACCTCCGCGCCATCGTGGACCGGACGACTCCGGTCGTGTGA
- a CDS encoding YihY/virulence factor BrkB family protein — translation MVAGSGQHRVLASIESRWLTVRDNVWRLVVATVGSCMRYRVTGLAAEAAFFAVLSVPPLIFALAGAVGYVSEQFAPADVAEVRDAIIALASRGLTEQAVDEVIKKTIDSVLEGGRFDVISVGFVLALWSGSRALNVFVDTITIMHGLGGHRGIVKTRALSFVLYILAMITGMVSLPLVVAGPSLIRTWLPESAEFVTSFYWPIVILLCICFLATLYHVSVPVRTSWAFNLPGATFSLAAWLAGSYALRWVLTVTAAESRSIYGPLAAPIAILLWLYLLSIAVLIGAAVNAAFDTVFPQGATTRARNELVQHLRQAITSKDIAEADGVKDSRRA, via the coding sequence ATGGTCGCGGGGAGTGGGCAACATCGCGTGCTCGCCTCGATCGAGTCACGGTGGCTGACCGTGCGGGACAACGTCTGGCGGCTCGTCGTCGCCACTGTCGGCTCCTGCATGCGCTACCGCGTCACCGGCCTGGCGGCGGAGGCGGCGTTCTTCGCCGTGTTGTCGGTGCCGCCACTGATCTTCGCCCTCGCCGGCGCGGTCGGCTACGTCTCCGAACAGTTCGCTCCCGCCGACGTCGCTGAGGTCCGCGACGCCATCATCGCCCTGGCGTCACGCGGGCTGACCGAGCAGGCCGTCGACGAGGTGATCAAGAAGACGATCGACTCCGTGCTCGAAGGTGGGCGGTTCGATGTCATCTCCGTCGGCTTCGTGCTGGCGCTGTGGTCGGGGTCGAGAGCCCTCAACGTCTTCGTCGACACCATCACGATCATGCACGGCCTGGGCGGCCACCGGGGCATCGTGAAGACGCGGGCGCTGTCCTTCGTCCTCTACATCCTGGCGATGATCACCGGGATGGTGTCCCTGCCCCTGGTGGTCGCCGGGCCCTCGCTGATCCGGACGTGGCTGCCCGAGTCGGCGGAGTTCGTGACGTCGTTCTACTGGCCGATCGTCATCCTGCTGTGCATCTGCTTCCTGGCGACGCTCTACCACGTGTCCGTGCCGGTGCGGACCAGCTGGGCCTTCAACCTCCCGGGCGCGACCTTCTCCTTGGCGGCGTGGCTGGCGGGGTCCTACGCGTTGCGCTGGGTGCTCACCGTCACCGCCGCGGAGTCGCGCTCCATCTATGGCCCGCTCGCGGCGCCGATCGCCATCTTGCTGTGGCTCTATCTCCTCTCCATCGCGGTCCTGATCGGAGCGGCCGTCAATGCGGCCTTCGACACGGTCTTCCCCCAGGGCGCCACGACGCGGGCTCGCAACGAGCTGGTCCAGCACCTGCGACAGGCCATCACCTCCAAGGACATCGCCGAGGCCGACGGCGTGAAAGACTCCCGCCGTGCTTGA
- a CDS encoding potassium channel family protein, producing MLDEPATSAASRRADIALPDVVRSPWWELGRRVLAAMAILVGTMLLVYFDREGYVDGNDPENKISLIDSIYYTTVTLSTTGYGDIAPVTDRARLINAFIITPARIAFLVLLIGTTLEVLASQGRELFRVARWRKIMGEQDHVVVVGYGTKGRSAVQTIVNNGQDPEAIVVVDPSALALEEAHSDGLAVVTGDATRREVLRRAGVQTASQVIITTDRDDTNVLSTLTVRQLNPDAWIVAAVREQENVPLMRQSGANSVITSSDAVGRLLGLSSVSPMLGSVMEDLLTYGDGLEVAERDLLVTEVGKPPQSLPDQVIAVVRDEQVYRYFDPVVTLLARGDRLIVVRPAKELPWAPRPGTHGEDRAEDHD from the coding sequence GTGCTTGACGAACCCGCCACCTCCGCAGCCTCGCGCCGTGCGGACATCGCGCTGCCGGACGTGGTGCGGTCGCCGTGGTGGGAGCTCGGCCGGCGGGTGCTGGCCGCCATGGCGATCCTGGTCGGCACCATGCTGCTGGTCTACTTCGACCGCGAGGGCTATGTCGACGGCAACGACCCCGAGAACAAGATCAGCCTGATCGACTCGATCTACTACACGACCGTCACCCTCAGCACCACGGGGTACGGCGACATCGCGCCGGTCACCGACAGGGCGCGGCTCATCAACGCATTCATCATCACCCCGGCCCGCATCGCCTTCCTGGTGCTGCTGATCGGAACCACCCTGGAGGTCCTTGCCTCCCAGGGACGCGAGCTGTTCCGGGTCGCCCGGTGGAGGAAGATCATGGGAGAGCAGGACCACGTCGTCGTCGTCGGCTACGGCACCAAGGGCCGCAGCGCCGTCCAGACCATCGTCAACAACGGTCAGGACCCGGAGGCCATCGTCGTCGTCGACCCGAGCGCGCTCGCGCTCGAGGAGGCCCACAGCGACGGTCTGGCGGTCGTCACCGGGGACGCGACCCGTCGCGAGGTGCTGCGCAGGGCGGGTGTCCAGACGGCGAGCCAGGTCATCATCACCACCGACCGGGACGACACCAACGTGCTCTCGACCCTCACCGTGCGGCAGCTCAACCCCGACGCCTGGATCGTGGCCGCGGTCCGTGAGCAGGAGAACGTCCCGCTGATGCGCCAGTCCGGCGCCAACTCCGTCATCACCTCCTCCGACGCCGTCGGGCGACTGCTCGGCCTCTCGTCGGTCTCGCCGATGCTGGGATCGGTGATGGAGGACCTGCTGACCTATGGCGACGGACTGGAGGTCGCCGAGCGCGACCTGCTCGTCACCGAGGTCGGCAAGCCGCCGCAGTCGCTGCCCGACCAGGTGATCGCGGTCGTCCGCGACGAGCAGGTCTATCGCTACTTCGACCCAGTCGTCACGCTCCTGGCCCGCGGTGACCGGCTCATCGTCGTACGCCCGGCCAAGGAGCTGCCGTGGGCGCCCCGCCCCGGGACCCATGGCGAGGACCGGGCCGAAGATCACGACTGA